A stretch of the Rhinoderma darwinii isolate aRhiDar2 chromosome 3, aRhiDar2.hap1, whole genome shotgun sequence genome encodes the following:
- the LOC142748839 gene encoding proton-coupled amino acid transporter 1-like, which yields MATTRLRNDAYNDYSSTEASPSEESSPGITNSFTPRPSQYERLGEHGSSSTTWLQTLIHLLKGNIGTGLLGLPLAVKNAGIVLGPLSLVVMGIIAVHCMDLLVKCANHICQRNQRPFVDYGDAVMYGMESSPSQWLRTHSVWGRRTVGFFLILTQLGFCCVYFVFLADNIKQVVESANGTTNDCSSNATVVLKESMDSRLYILSFLPFLILLVFIRNLRYLSGFSLLANVAMLGSVVMIYQFIGRDIPDPTHLSYAASWRTYPLFFGTAIFAFEGIGVVLPLENKMKIPHQFPVVLYVGMGFVTALYISMGTLGYLRFGSDIQASITLNLPNCWLYQSVKLLYSFGIFISFALQFYVAAEIIVPSATSRVGERWVLLVDLTVRTALVCITCVLAILIPRLDMVISLVGSVSSSALALIIPPLLEITTYYSEGLSRWVIAKDVIISVVGFLGFVLGTYVTLWELIVPNSNPGHVNATLYAVQ from the exons ATGGCTACCACCAGGCTGAGGAATGATGCGTACAATGACTACAGCTCCACGGAGGCCAGTCCCAGTGAGGAGAGTTCCCCTGGGATCACCAACAGCTTCACCCCGAGACCCAGTCAGTACGAGCGGCTCGGAGAAcacggcagcagcagcaccaC ATGGCTCCAGACATTGATACATTTACTAAAAGGGAACATTGGCACTGGACTTCTTGGACTGCCACTGGCTGTGAAAAATGCTGGGATTGTG TTGGGTCCTCTGAGTCTTGTTGTTATGGGAATCATTGCTGTTCATTGCATGGATCTCTTGGTAAAATGCGCAAATCACATCTGTCAGAG GAACCAGCGTCCATTTGTGGATTATGGCGATGCTGTGATGTACGGTATGGAGTCGTCTCCTAGTCAGTGGCTGAGAACACACTCCGTCTGGGGAAG GAGGACTGTCGGTTTCTTCCTCATTCTCACTCAGCTGGGATTttgctgtgtgtactttgtgttccTGGCTGACAACATAAAGCAG GTAGTAGAATCCGCCAACGGCACAACCAACGACTGCAGCTCCAATGCTACCGTGGTGCTAAAAGAGAGTATGGACTCCAGGCTTTACATCCTGTCCTTTCTCCCCTTCCTCATCCTCCTGGTGTTCATCCGCAACCTCCGCTACCTGTCTGGCTTCTCTCTGCTCGCCAATGTGGCCATGCTGGGCAGCGTAGTTATGATCTACCAGTTTATTGGAAGG GACATACCAGATCCGACGCACCTTTCCTATGCCGCCAGCTGGAGAACATATCCTCTCTTTTTTGGGACTGCCATCTTTGCCTTTGAGGGCATTGGAGTG GTCTTGCCCTTGGAGAATAAGATGAAGATCCCTCATCAGTTTCCAGTTGTGTTGTATGTCGGTATGGGTTTCGTAACCGCTCTCTACATCAGCATGGGGACACTTGGCTACTTGCGATTTGGCTCAGATATCCAGGCCAGCATTACATTGAATTTACCCAATTGTTG GTTGTATCAGTCTGTCAAGTTGCTGTACTCCTTTGGAATATTCATCTCCTTCGCATTACAATTCTACGTGGCTGCAGAAATTATAGTCCCTTCAGCCACCTCTCGAGTGGGTGAACGCTGGGTGCTCTTGGTCGACCTTACTGTGAGAACCGCTCTAGTTTGTATCACAT GTGTCTTGGCAATCCTCATTCCCCGCCTGGACATGGTCATCTCGCTGGTGGGATCGGTCAGCAGCAGTGCCCTGGCTCTCATCATTCCACCGCTCCTGGAAATAACCACTTACTACTCCGAAGGTCTTAGCCGTTGGGTCATAGCCAAGGACGTTATCATCAGTGTGGTGGGCTTCCTGGGCTTTGTGTTGGGGACATATGTGACTCTATGGGAACTTATTGTGCCAAATTCCAATCCAGGTCACGTAAATGCCACTCTGTACGCAGTGCAATGA